The sequence TCGGTGATACATCCGGTAGACGTCGTCATATGTGCCACTGCCGGCATCGCGAGTATGATAGTTCGAGTTGTTCAAAATGTTCAGCAGACCCAAAGGAGAGCCGGTGATTTCAACGCCGGGGAACGCCTGTGCCAACTGCCTGAGCGTGCCTGTCTCAGCCACCTTCTTGGGTCCGATTGAGACCCTCATTTCCTCTCTCTGCTTTATCCATTACGACACAGTTTTACCTTGCGCTGCCATAACATGTGCTATATTGTAATCGTATTTTAATCTGGCCTGTTTTTGTCTTGGCGGCACCCCCGGTGTGTGGCCGGAAAGGACTGGACAATGCCGATTGATCATCAGCGGCGGAAAATGATCAAGGACGTGCGTGTGCAACTCGGGTTGAACCAGGATGAGCTTGCCCGCGCGCTGGGGATGAGCTTCGCTTCCGTCAACCGCTGGGAAAACTGGAAAACGATCCCTTCGCAGTTGGCTTGGGCGCAGTTCAATGCCTTTTGCCGGGAGATGGTAAGTCAGGGCAGACTGAAAGCGCGGGAGGACGCCGCGTGAACAAAAAAAGACCTCTCCGAACGTGACCTCTGCACGAAATTCGTCACACCCGTCGTCACCCGGGCGGGGTGGACCTCCTGACACAGATTCGCGAGGAGGTCAGCTTGACCAGGGGGCGGATCACTGTTCGCGGCAGACTTGTCACTCGCGGCAAAGTAAAGCGTGCCGACTACATCCTTTATTACCAGCCCAATATCCCCATCGCGATAATCGAGTCCAAAGACAACAACCACTTGATGCTACTTTGAATTAGGCACTTTGTCGTAATTAATGCTGACCGAGGGGGCTTGTGATGGGAGAAGCGAACCAAGAGACTACTCCGAACGGTGACTTTCGACCGATCTTTGTCGATCTGGACTATGACCGGACTGTCAATTATGCGATGCAGCAAAACGACG is a genomic window of Geomonas ferrireducens containing:
- a CDS encoding helix-turn-helix domain-containing protein — encoded protein: MPIDHQRRKMIKDVRVQLGLNQDELARALGMSFASVNRWENWKTIPSQLAWAQFNAFCREMVSQGRLKAREDAA